The following are encoded together in the Thalassomonas haliotis genome:
- a CDS encoding ABC transporter permease, with protein sequence MQTLMEDIQFAYRSFMKTPAVCALIVVTLALGIGANAAIFNIVYNVLVAPLPFNEGERLVKINTNNPKINRNDIQVSTATMFDYRQKNEHLSHLVEYHQMSFTLLGRGDPMSLKAGTISWDYFEMLGVKPILGRTFLPGEDKPGARPLIVLSHHYWREMFGSDPDIIGTSLQMNNKTHQVIGVLPPMAAYPVKNDIWVAASSCPVRGSSSAINDRRRNILTLYGKLKANTSLERASLDLNNISKQLSAEYPDIYPENQGLSNTLIPLKTAMTAQSGPTFYLLMAITALVLLIACANVANLNLARTAGRKQEFAIREALGANPRRIARQVLTESILLSLSGGLLGLLIAIFTNDLLSNFAGHYTSLASEVKINWHVLAFCLVISVLTGVISGATAAFQKRRINESLKEGSGNITASGASNRLRKALLVIQFSLAFIVITSATLVSLSLYRLNNQDTGFDSSEVLALQMGPGASSGTLKQWHNFARETAQRLEDKVEIEQVAFSTAFPMSEGRRQLSFFQIEGRPPADSSERPDALRAVVSPDYHQVLAIPLLQGRYLQETDDENNPGSILINKRFADLFFAGENPVDKRISLDKGKSWLSIRGVVADTREMGIDIAPVPTFYSTFIEYSRWSWVKMLIRTKVPLKTISTGITDTIHEINPKQAIQSITTLNALKEKSLSSANLVGQLVTMFAVLAFAIALSGVVGIVAYNVSQRRKEIGIRVALGANPKRIRMLFAAQGMSLCAIGITLGACIMAFISPALAAVLFETQALNLSMYLITGIAISLFAALAILLPVRQATAVQPSHALREQ encoded by the coding sequence ATGCAGACACTGATGGAAGACATACAATTTGCTTATCGGAGTTTTATGAAAACTCCGGCGGTTTGTGCCCTCATTGTGGTTACCCTGGCGCTGGGAATTGGTGCTAATGCAGCAATATTTAACATAGTTTACAACGTACTGGTGGCCCCTTTGCCTTTTAATGAAGGGGAGCGCTTAGTGAAAATAAATACCAACAACCCGAAAATAAACAGAAATGACATTCAGGTGTCAACGGCAACCATGTTCGACTATCGCCAAAAAAACGAGCATTTATCTCACTTAGTCGAATACCATCAAATGAGTTTCACCTTACTTGGCCGCGGCGATCCTATGAGCTTAAAAGCCGGTACTATCAGTTGGGATTATTTTGAGATGCTGGGGGTTAAGCCAATATTAGGAAGAACATTTTTACCTGGAGAAGATAAACCGGGTGCGAGACCCCTGATTGTTTTGTCACACCATTATTGGCGTGAAATGTTTGGTAGTGATCCCGACATTATCGGCACTAGCTTACAGATGAACAATAAAACGCACCAGGTTATCGGTGTTTTACCCCCCATGGCTGCCTATCCCGTTAAAAATGACATCTGGGTAGCGGCATCATCCTGCCCTGTTCGCGGCAGCAGTAGTGCAATAAATGATCGCCGCCGAAACATACTGACCCTGTATGGAAAATTAAAAGCAAATACCAGCCTGGAAAGAGCAAGCCTGGACCTTAATAACATCTCTAAACAGTTAAGCGCAGAATACCCAGACATTTATCCTGAAAATCAAGGGTTAAGCAACACCTTAATTCCATTGAAAACGGCAATGACGGCGCAGTCAGGCCCGACATTTTATCTGTTAATGGCCATTACCGCATTGGTATTGCTTATTGCCTGTGCCAATGTGGCGAATCTCAACCTGGCCCGTACCGCCGGGCGTAAACAAGAGTTTGCCATCCGGGAGGCTCTGGGCGCCAACCCCAGACGAATTGCACGACAAGTATTGACGGAAAGCATCCTTTTATCACTCAGCGGTGGATTGCTCGGACTGCTTATTGCCATTTTCACCAATGATTTACTCTCTAACTTTGCTGGCCATTACACCTCGCTGGCGAGTGAAGTTAAAATCAACTGGCATGTACTTGCCTTTTGTTTAGTCATTTCGGTGCTAACCGGGGTTATCAGTGGCGCAACAGCAGCATTTCAAAAGCGCCGTATCAATGAATCATTAAAGGAAGGCAGTGGCAATATCACCGCAAGCGGTGCAAGTAACAGGCTTCGTAAAGCATTGCTTGTTATTCAGTTCAGTCTGGCTTTTATCGTTATCACGAGTGCGACCCTGGTTAGCCTGAGTCTGTATCGGTTAAATAACCAGGACACAGGTTTTGACAGTAGTGAAGTCCTTGCCCTGCAAATGGGGCCGGGAGCTTCCAGCGGCACACTGAAACAGTGGCATAACTTTGCCCGGGAAACGGCGCAGCGCCTGGAGGATAAAGTTGAAATAGAGCAGGTTGCTTTTTCAACCGCTTTTCCCATGAGCGAAGGTCGCCGGCAATTAAGCTTTTTTCAAATTGAAGGACGCCCCCCGGCTGACAGCAGCGAGCGCCCCGATGCGTTAAGGGCAGTCGTTTCACCAGACTATCACCAAGTACTTGCTATCCCTTTATTACAAGGGCGATACCTTCAAGAAACTGACGATGAAAATAATCCAGGTTCGATCTTAATTAACAAACGTTTTGCCGACTTGTTTTTCGCCGGTGAAAACCCTGTTGATAAGCGAATTTCATTAGATAAAGGCAAGAGCTGGTTGAGCATACGCGGTGTGGTCGCAGATACCAGGGAGATGGGTATTGATATAGCCCCGGTACCGACGTTTTACAGCACTTTTATCGAATATTCTCGCTGGAGCTGGGTAAAGATGCTGATCAGAACTAAGGTGCCATTAAAGACTATCAGTACCGGTATCACAGATACTATTCATGAAATCAACCCCAAGCAGGCAATCCAGAGCATCACAACACTGAATGCCCTTAAGGAAAAATCGTTGTCATCGGCTAACCTGGTAGGTCAGCTGGTCACTATGTTTGCTGTGTTGGCGTTTGCCATTGCCCTTAGCGGCGTTGTTGGTATTGTTGCCTATAACGTCAGTCAACGAAGAAAAGAGATAGGCATACGAGTGGCGCTGGGGGCAAACCCAAAACGTATACGTATGCTCTTTGCAGCGCAGGGCATGTCACTTTGTGCCATAGGCATAACCTTAGGCGCCTGCATTATGGCGTTTATATCCCCAGCATTGGCTGCTGTGCTATTTGAAACACAAGCGCTTAATTTATCTATGTATTTAATTACCGGAATAGCCATTTCTCTATTTGCGGCCCTGGCTATTTTGCTGCCGGTCAGGCAGGCAACGGCAGTCCAACCAAGCCATGCACTAAGAGAACAATAA
- a CDS encoding efflux RND transporter periplasmic adaptor subunit, which produces MVAILALAWGRLQAMSNNTLVAQEDFIIATVESGDLIREVRAPGTLVPIGLNFLAATSNGRVKEILLEASDEVDIGTVVMVLDNPELSQAVDEAKFEVEVLQAAYHSLQQRWQQSILKQRIVVADFNARYEMTKLRREANQRLLKTGAVSNIDFNESILLEQQLKFQHELEVELLASLPRLKQAELAAAKAQINKAARHLALQEKLAGDLTVKATTKGIIQEVTLQVGEPFQVGTVLARIAEQDNLKAELLVQESQVKDVEKGQRVMLSAGGNMAQGIVKRINPSVQQGVVKVDVFFADGVLQGARPDLRIDGVIELEHLRNILKLKRPVFTQEYSSSNLFVLNETQTAAARKSIEFGRSSVDDIEVLSSLKAGDQVIVSSTHKYDELKQISLR; this is translated from the coding sequence GTGGTAGCAATATTGGCCCTGGCATGGGGCCGTTTACAAGCCATGAGTAATAATACCCTGGTAGCTCAAGAGGACTTTATCATAGCGACGGTAGAAAGCGGTGACTTGATTCGGGAAGTAAGGGCTCCTGGTACTTTAGTGCCCATTGGCTTGAATTTTTTAGCGGCGACCTCAAACGGACGGGTCAAAGAAATATTGCTTGAAGCCAGCGATGAAGTCGACATTGGCACTGTGGTGATGGTGCTTGATAACCCGGAGTTGAGTCAGGCTGTTGATGAAGCAAAATTTGAAGTCGAGGTACTCCAGGCAGCCTATCACTCACTTCAACAACGGTGGCAACAATCGATATTGAAGCAACGCATCGTCGTGGCAGACTTTAACGCACGTTATGAAATGACCAAGTTGAGAAGAGAAGCCAATCAGCGCTTGTTAAAAACGGGAGCCGTGTCCAATATTGACTTCAACGAGTCAATATTATTGGAACAGCAACTTAAATTCCAGCATGAATTAGAAGTTGAGTTATTGGCAAGCCTGCCAAGATTAAAGCAAGCGGAACTTGCGGCTGCAAAGGCGCAAATCAACAAAGCAGCACGCCATCTGGCATTGCAGGAAAAGCTTGCCGGTGACCTGACGGTAAAAGCCACCACCAAAGGCATAATACAAGAGGTGACTTTACAAGTTGGCGAGCCTTTTCAAGTTGGTACTGTGCTGGCGCGCATTGCCGAACAGGATAATTTAAAGGCCGAGTTACTTGTCCAGGAAAGCCAGGTTAAAGATGTAGAAAAGGGGCAAAGGGTTATGCTCTCTGCCGGCGGCAATATGGCTCAAGGCATAGTAAAGCGCATCAACCCTTCCGTACAGCAGGGAGTGGTTAAGGTCGACGTTTTCTTTGCCGATGGCGTACTACAAGGTGCCCGTCCCGACCTGCGTATTGATGGTGTGATAGAGCTGGAACATTTAAGAAATATCTTAAAGTTAAAACGACCGGTATTCACACAGGAATACTCTTCAAGCAACCTTTTTGTTTTAAATGAAACTCAAACGGCGGCGGCGCGTAAAAGCATTGAGTTTGGCCGCAGCTCCGTTGACGATATTGAAGTGCTTTCCTCGCTTAAGGCCGGTGATCAGGTGATCGTATCTTCAACACATAAATATGATGAATTAAAACAAATAAGTTTGCGTTAG